The following are from one region of the Isoalcanivorax indicus genome:
- a CDS encoding DUF2489 domain-containing protein, whose product MSLTMILILVAAVIIVLLVACAIGLWRRVWQREREAMERQHQTQKDLLDQMEIVCRSLQQDQMNVTEGALRLASLLDKLTARPPQPLDLAAIHQLAEDASGLAIGGARQALPDAERRKQDRARQQLEMGQTEAVVAAAGRLLQALPAWRLHLQLAS is encoded by the coding sequence ATGTCGCTCACTATGATCCTGATCCTTGTTGCTGCTGTCATCATTGTGCTCCTGGTCGCCTGTGCGATCGGGCTGTGGCGGCGGGTCTGGCAGCGTGAACGTGAGGCCATGGAAAGACAACACCAGACGCAAAAGGACCTGCTTGACCAGATGGAGATCGTCTGCCGCTCCCTGCAACAGGACCAGATGAATGTGACAGAAGGCGCGTTGCGGCTCGCCTCCCTGCTGGACAAGCTGACGGCGAGACCGCCGCAACCGCTGGATCTGGCAGCTATCCACCAATTGGCCGAGGATGCCAGTGGGTTGGCCATCGGTGGCGCCCGCCAGGCACTGCCGGATGCCGAGCGCCGCAAGCAGGACCGGGCGCGTCAGCAACTGGAGATGGGGCAGACAGAAGCCGTGGTGGCGGCGGCAGGGCGCCTTTTGCAGGCACTGCCGGCCTGGCGCCTGCATCTGCAACTGGCCAGTTGA